In Arthrobacter sp. UKPF54-2, the following are encoded in one genomic region:
- a CDS encoding alpha/beta hydrolase — MTPAPRSPQLPSGGTFGLARRARGVLRRVPVWAWLAMMHALGPGERTRFNAEPVTGVDYFHDIDFVGDGIRAHRLDVITPAGAGVEDTAPLPVYVYFHGGGWTSGDKAALTKYCANQAAGGMVAVNVNYRRAPRFHMAHVLQDANAALAWVREHIADYGGDPARIVLGGDSAGGQIAALLTSASLRPELAGHYALTPAAPGSSLRGLVQHCSVVDFSVFFEKGFVLSLDFVRMLLPRAAGGRGRPRAAELRAAAGFLSPIEWLDAGFPPVFVTTSERDFFYTANLKFIARLLEHKVPVDTLIYGWDAPNTEHTWQQDFRHPESQEVYRRLHAFVRRVAGA; from the coding sequence ATGACCCCGGCACCCCGGTCACCCCAGCTGCCCTCCGGCGGAACCTTCGGCCTGGCCCGCCGCGCGCGGGGCGTGCTGCGCCGGGTCCCGGTCTGGGCCTGGCTGGCTATGATGCATGCGCTGGGCCCCGGCGAGCGGACGCGATTCAACGCCGAGCCGGTGACCGGCGTCGACTACTTCCACGACATTGACTTCGTTGGGGACGGGATCCGTGCCCACCGCCTGGACGTGATCACCCCGGCCGGCGCCGGGGTGGAAGACACCGCTCCTCTGCCGGTCTACGTCTACTTCCACGGCGGGGGCTGGACCTCCGGGGACAAGGCCGCGCTGACCAAGTACTGCGCGAACCAGGCCGCCGGCGGGATGGTGGCTGTCAACGTCAATTACCGGCGGGCTCCGCGTTTCCACATGGCGCACGTCCTCCAGGACGCCAACGCGGCACTGGCCTGGGTCCGCGAGCACATCGCGGACTACGGAGGCGACCCCGCCCGGATTGTCCTGGGCGGGGACTCCGCCGGCGGCCAGATCGCCGCGCTCCTGACCTCGGCCAGCCTCCGCCCCGAACTTGCAGGCCACTACGCCCTGACGCCGGCGGCCCCCGGCTCCAGCCTGCGCGGTCTGGTGCAGCACTGCAGCGTGGTGGACTTCTCCGTGTTCTTCGAGAAGGGCTTCGTGCTCAGCCTGGACTTCGTCCGGATGCTCCTGCCCCGGGCTGCCGGCGGACGCGGCCGTCCCCGCGCGGCGGAACTGCGCGCCGCGGCCGGGTTCCTGTCCCCGATCGAATGGCTCGACGCCGGCTTCCCGCCGGTGTTCGTCACCACCTCGGAGCGCGACTTCTTCTACACCGCCAATCTCAAATTCATCGCGCGCCTGCTGGAGCATAAGGTGCCCGTGGACACCCTGATTTACGGCTGGGACGCCCCGAATACGGAGCACACCTGGCAGCAGGACTTCCGCCATCCCGAGTCGCAGGAGGTGTACCGCCGCCTGCACGCCTTTGTGCGCCGGGTGGCGGGCGCCTGA
- a CDS encoding glycosyltransferase family 2 protein, translated as MSTISVVIPTRNDARLLAVCLEALARQSHRADEVIVVDNGSTDATAEVCAAAGVRRIAAEVPGIAAATALGFDEARCAIIARLDTDSVPPVDWLERVAAILERAGPLSAVTGPGDFYGGNRFARWVGRSVYIAGYFWAVGLLLGHPPLFGSNFALRTEVWERIRGAVHRGVPPVHDDLDISYQIPPEVAVICDPTLRVGVSARPFESWHAVGRRLAMAWTTFGVEFRSEPPLRRRRRRTQWERRHLR; from the coding sequence ATGTCAACAATCTCGGTGGTCATTCCCACCCGGAACGACGCCCGGCTCCTGGCGGTCTGCCTCGAGGCGCTCGCCCGGCAGAGCCACCGCGCCGACGAGGTCATCGTGGTGGACAACGGCAGCACGGACGCCACGGCCGAGGTCTGCGCGGCCGCCGGGGTGCGGCGGATCGCCGCTGAGGTACCCGGAATCGCGGCCGCCACGGCCCTCGGCTTCGACGAGGCCCGCTGCGCCATAATCGCCAGGCTGGACACGGATTCAGTCCCGCCGGTGGACTGGCTGGAGCGCGTGGCGGCCATCCTTGAGCGCGCCGGGCCGCTGTCCGCCGTGACCGGCCCCGGAGATTTCTACGGCGGCAACCGTTTTGCGCGCTGGGTGGGCCGCAGCGTCTATATCGCAGGCTATTTCTGGGCGGTCGGGCTCCTGCTGGGGCACCCGCCGTTGTTCGGCTCCAACTTCGCCCTGCGGACCGAGGTGTGGGAACGAATCCGCGGCGCCGTCCACCGGGGCGTGCCGCCGGTCCACGACGACCTCGACATTTCGTACCAGATTCCGCCCGAGGTGGCCGTGATCTGCGACCCGACGCTGAGGGTGGGCGTCTCGGCCCGGCCGTTCGAGAGCTGGCACGCGGTCGGGCGCAGGCTGGCGATGGCGTGGACGACGTTCGGCGTCGAGTTCAGATCCGAGCCGCCGCTGCGGCGGCGCCGGCGACGGACGCAGTGGGAGCGCCGCCACCTCCGGTAG
- a CDS encoding alpha/beta fold hydrolase, with product MASTGRNLPGAPEPDPEVFGSGLIDEAAWLDAALADVDWFDPPPGAVRGEFRAPSGTLATLSMGDPANPRVLMIPGATGSKEDFSLMLPRLAAAGYFALSCDIAGQYESAGAGPEHLVPPREHYDYQLFADDLIALLEAGDGAAHVVGYSFAAIVAQVVFAQRPELFRSLTLLSCPPEPGNSFRGVQRIGRFSGWASGRVGAALMIWGIRSNVVKVAPNRIRFVRYRFGFTRRKSVSDIFALMQHAPDLRPVLAAATLPKLVAVGEHDLWPLALHRRFAQAIGAKIAVYRGGHSPSETSPHQMSRDLIALYADAD from the coding sequence ATGGCGTCAACAGGCCGCAATCTTCCCGGCGCACCGGAGCCAGACCCGGAGGTCTTCGGGTCCGGGCTCATCGACGAGGCCGCCTGGCTGGACGCCGCCCTGGCCGACGTCGACTGGTTCGACCCGCCGCCCGGCGCCGTGCGCGGCGAATTCCGGGCCCCAAGCGGGACGCTCGCGACCCTGTCGATGGGCGACCCGGCCAATCCGCGGGTGCTGATGATCCCGGGGGCCACCGGGTCCAAGGAAGATTTCTCGCTGATGCTACCCCGGCTCGCGGCCGCCGGATACTTTGCGCTCAGTTGCGACATCGCTGGCCAGTACGAGTCGGCCGGCGCCGGGCCGGAGCACCTTGTGCCGCCTCGGGAGCACTACGACTACCAGCTTTTCGCGGACGACCTGATCGCCCTGCTCGAGGCCGGCGACGGCGCCGCGCACGTCGTGGGGTACTCCTTCGCCGCGATCGTTGCCCAGGTTGTGTTCGCGCAGCGGCCTGAGCTGTTCCGCAGCCTGACCCTGCTCAGCTGCCCGCCCGAACCCGGGAACAGCTTCCGCGGAGTCCAGCGGATCGGGCGGTTCAGCGGCTGGGCCAGCGGCCGGGTGGGCGCGGCACTGATGATCTGGGGAATCCGCAGCAACGTGGTCAAGGTGGCGCCGAACCGGATTCGGTTTGTGCGGTACCGTTTCGGCTTCACCCGCCGGAAGTCCGTGAGCGACATCTTCGCCCTGATGCAGCACGCCCCGGACCTCCGGCCGGTCCTGGCCGCTGCGACACTGCCCAAGCTGGTCGCCGTCGGAGAACACGACCTCTGGCCGCTGGCGCTGCACCGCCGCTTCGCGCAGGCGATCGGCGCGAAGATCGCCGTCTACCGGGGCGGCCACAGCCCCAGCGAGACCTCGCCGCACCAGATGAGCCGGGACCTGATCGCGCTCTACGCCGACGCCGACTGA